One window from the genome of Candidatus Binataceae bacterium encodes:
- a CDS encoding alpha/beta fold hydrolase, which translates to MTDYDVLEVPNLLLQKGGMLPTARLAYKTLGTLNSARDNAVLVPTWYTGTHTDIQSFMVGEGRALDPRKYFIVMPNLLGNGLSSSPSNAPAPSERGRFPKVSIFDNVRLQHLLVTRKLGIARLHLVTGWSMGACQTFQWAAQFPDMVRAACPIAGSARTAAYNKVFLLSLRRALELDPGFADGFYERPPVNGLKAFAAIYAGWGTSAAFYRTEAYRVLGARDWAEHVWSFWEPFFLRCDANNLLSQLWTWEHADISDNPLYGGDFEAALGAIRARTIVLPVDNDRYFPPADSEYEARHIAGAECRVIASIWGHMAPMNPQDIPAIDSALRELLAD; encoded by the coding sequence ATGACCGACTACGACGTCCTCGAAGTTCCGAACCTTCTCCTGCAAAAGGGCGGGATGCTCCCGACGGCCCGGCTCGCCTACAAGACCCTGGGCACCTTGAATTCGGCGCGCGACAACGCGGTGCTGGTGCCGACCTGGTACACCGGTACTCACACCGACATCCAGAGCTTCATGGTCGGCGAGGGGCGCGCGCTCGATCCACGCAAGTACTTCATCGTGATGCCAAACCTGCTCGGCAACGGCCTGTCGTCCTCGCCGAGCAACGCGCCGGCGCCGAGCGAGCGCGGCCGCTTTCCCAAGGTCAGCATCTTCGACAACGTGCGCTTGCAGCACCTGCTGGTCACCCGGAAGCTCGGCATCGCGCGCCTGCATTTGGTGACCGGATGGTCGATGGGCGCCTGCCAGACCTTCCAGTGGGCGGCCCAGTTCCCCGACATGGTGCGCGCCGCCTGCCCGATCGCGGGCTCGGCCCGCACCGCCGCCTACAACAAGGTCTTCCTGCTCTCGCTGCGCCGCGCGCTGGAGCTGGACCCGGGATTTGCGGACGGCTTTTACGAGCGGCCGCCGGTCAATGGCCTGAAGGCTTTCGCCGCGATTTACGCCGGATGGGGAACGTCGGCGGCGTTCTATCGCACGGAGGCATATCGGGTGCTTGGCGCGCGCGACTGGGCCGAGCACGTGTGGTCGTTCTGGGAACCGTTCTTTCTGCGATGCGACGCGAACAATTTGCTCTCCCAGCTCTGGACCTGGGAGCACGCCGATATCAGCGACAATCCGCTCTACGGCGGCGACTTCGAAGCCGCGCTCGGCGCGATCCGGGCGCGCACGATCGTGCTGCCGGTGGACAACGACCGCTACTTCCCGCCCGCGGACAGTGAATACGAGGCGCGGCATATCGCGGGCGCCGAATGCCGCGTTATCGCTTCGATCTGGGGCCACATGGCTCCGATGAACCCGCAGGACATCCCGGCGATCGACAGCGCGCTGCGCGAGCTGCTCGCGGACTGA
- a CDS encoding alkaline phosphatase family protein: MRTRGAQVCGLAAAMAALVWLAAFADAATSSAVSITSPSDGATVSGTVTITLAQGPHVKTVNVYIDNVELATAPPDTISWNTVTVANGSHTIVAKAYSAKGNLQGTDSVTVSVANPTTATPAPPPATPVATPSSTPAATATPIATASPTPAPTPAPGAHAYYVDPAGNDTNSGTSPTTPWRTVARVNAASLQPGDVVYFKAGGLWRETLAPANGGAAGYPITFTSYGSGAKPIISGSDVVSGWTLNSGSTYRAALAVQPNNVYVDGGPGWGLTRAGSVSAMTAGSWFWSASVLYVRLADGSNPSTHLIEAATRVYGFRVNTGAGSSFSYITIDGLEFERTGGYGIYFHDYATPGHAGLAGIVISNNTVTQTGTGTVDGGQYYNAVHFLDETHSTDSVRILNNVISYCGGHNCLEAQDANNVDIVGNDVSHYNHNGIDTKGGSGILVRANYVHDQPSIGAAFYIEDTTSYNADVTWEQNTVYNASNGFQCAGGAAAAHVSCTLYNNSMLNAATGIFLGPSGTDAVSINVKNNVTFGSSISFENDDGKGTYSIDYNDWGSNPRLMLGGTSYSFSQWQALGGHSHDIAADPLWVDAPANFSLQSTSPCINAGVNVGLPYSGSAPDMGAVEWQAGGATPTPTATAPSATATPTTTPAPTPTPAAAVSITTPAAGATVSGTTSIATVVSPQVSWINVFIDSTYLASSPPYTFAWNTTASTNGSHIVMAQAKNSSGTVIGTDSISVTVQNGAATPTPAATPTPSPLATATPAPRAFSHVFVVVEENHGYTDVVGNTASMPYLNSLIAKYGLATRYYANTHPSLPNYLWLTTGSADGITADVCGVTVTADNVVRELNAAGLSWKAYEESLPSPGYLGCSSGEYVEKHDPFAYFSDVINSSAQQQNIVPFSQFAVDLANNTLPRYSFITPNLLDDAHDGTLEQADVWLQTNIAPLLSTPLFQPGGSGLLIIVFDEGTDNTNGGGQVAWVVVSPLAKAGYRSTTFYQHQSTLRLMLEGLGVTRLPGAAATAPDMWEFFN, translated from the coding sequence ATGCGAACGCGAGGCGCCCAAGTGTGTGGGCTAGCGGCCGCGATGGCCGCGCTGGTGTGGCTGGCCGCATTCGCCGATGCGGCGACGAGCTCGGCTGTCAGCATAACGTCGCCGAGCGACGGGGCGACGGTCTCGGGCACAGTCACAATCACGCTGGCCCAAGGGCCGCACGTGAAAACCGTCAACGTGTATATCGATAACGTCGAGCTGGCGACCGCACCGCCCGACACCATTTCGTGGAACACCGTCACCGTCGCCAACGGTTCGCATACGATAGTTGCCAAGGCATATTCGGCTAAAGGCAACCTGCAGGGCACGGACTCGGTGACAGTGTCGGTTGCCAACCCGACGACTGCGACGCCCGCGCCGCCGCCGGCGACGCCGGTTGCAACGCCGTCATCCACGCCCGCGGCGACCGCCACGCCGATCGCAACTGCGTCGCCGACTCCCGCACCCACGCCTGCGCCGGGCGCGCACGCCTACTACGTGGATCCCGCCGGCAACGACACCAACTCGGGCACCAGTCCGACCACTCCCTGGCGCACGGTTGCGCGCGTGAACGCCGCCAGCCTGCAGCCCGGCGACGTGGTTTATTTCAAGGCCGGCGGGCTGTGGCGGGAAACTCTTGCACCGGCCAATGGCGGCGCGGCGGGCTACCCGATCACGTTTACTTCCTACGGCAGCGGGGCCAAGCCGATAATCAGCGGCAGCGACGTAGTCAGCGGATGGACGCTGAACAGCGGCTCGACCTATCGGGCGGCGTTGGCCGTCCAGCCCAACAACGTCTACGTCGACGGCGGTCCTGGATGGGGCCTCACGCGCGCCGGATCGGTCTCCGCGATGACCGCCGGAAGCTGGTTCTGGAGCGCCTCGGTGCTCTACGTGCGGCTCGCCGACGGCTCCAACCCGTCCACCCATCTGATCGAGGCGGCGACCCGCGTGTACGGCTTCAGGGTCAATACCGGCGCCGGCTCAAGCTTCAGCTACATCACCATCGACGGGCTCGAGTTTGAGCGCACTGGCGGCTACGGAATTTACTTCCACGACTACGCGACGCCCGGCCATGCCGGCCTCGCGGGCATCGTGATCAGCAACAACACCGTGACCCAGACCGGCACCGGCACGGTGGATGGCGGACAGTACTACAACGCGGTGCATTTCCTCGACGAGACGCACTCGACCGACAGCGTCAGGATTCTCAACAACGTCATCAGCTACTGCGGCGGGCACAACTGCCTCGAGGCGCAGGACGCCAACAACGTCGACATCGTGGGCAATGACGTCTCCCACTACAATCACAACGGAATCGACACCAAGGGCGGCTCGGGAATCCTCGTCCGCGCCAACTACGTCCACGACCAGCCGAGCATCGGCGCCGCCTTCTATATCGAGGACACCACCAGCTACAACGCCGACGTGACCTGGGAGCAGAACACCGTCTACAACGCCTCCAACGGGTTCCAGTGCGCGGGCGGCGCGGCCGCCGCTCATGTCAGCTGCACCCTGTACAACAACAGCATGCTGAACGCTGCGACCGGGATCTTCCTCGGGCCCTCGGGCACCGACGCGGTCTCGATCAACGTCAAGAACAACGTCACTTTCGGCAGCAGCATCAGCTTCGAGAATGACGACGGCAAGGGAACCTATTCGATCGACTACAACGATTGGGGGTCGAACCCGCGCCTGATGCTGGGCGGCACGAGCTACAGCTTCAGCCAGTGGCAGGCGCTGGGCGGCCACTCGCACGACATCGCGGCCGACCCGCTGTGGGTGGACGCGCCCGCCAACTTCAGCCTGCAATCGACCTCGCCCTGTATCAACGCCGGCGTCAACGTGGGACTGCCGTACAGCGGAAGCGCGCCCGACATGGGTGCGGTCGAATGGCAGGCGGGCGGGGCGACCCCGACGCCCACAGCGACGGCGCCGAGCGCAACTGCAACGCCGACCACGACGCCTGCGCCGACGCCGACGCCTGCCGCCGCGGTGAGCATCACGACCCCAGCCGCGGGCGCGACCGTCTCGGGCACCACCAGCATCGCAACGGTGGTGAGCCCGCAGGTCAGCTGGATTAACGTTTTTATCGACAGCACCTACCTGGCCTCTTCGCCGCCGTATACCTTCGCATGGAACACCACCGCCAGCACCAACGGCAGCCATATCGTGATGGCGCAGGCGAAGAACTCCAGCGGCACCGTGATCGGCACCGATTCGATCAGCGTCACCGTCCAGAACGGTGCGGCGACGCCGACTCCGGCGGCGACTCCGACGCCGAGCCCGCTGGCGACCGCTACCCCGGCGCCGCGCGCCTTCAGCCACGTCTTCGTCGTGGTCGAGGAGAACCACGGCTACACCGACGTGGTCGGCAATACGGCCTCGATGCCGTACCTCAACTCGCTCATCGCCAAATACGGGCTCGCCACCCGGTACTACGCGAATACGCATCCGTCGCTGCCCAACTACCTGTGGCTGACCACCGGCAGCGCCGACGGGATCACCGCCGACGTCTGCGGGGTGACCGTCACCGCTGACAACGTGGTGCGCGAGCTCAACGCGGCCGGGCTATCCTGGAAAGCGTACGAGGAGAGCCTGCCCTCGCCAGGTTACCTCGGATGCAGCTCTGGCGAGTACGTGGAGAAGCACGATCCTTTCGCGTACTTCAGCGACGTGATCAACAGCAGCGCGCAGCAGCAGAACATCGTGCCGTTCAGCCAGTTCGCGGTTGACCTGGCCAACAACACCCTGCCGCGCTACAGCTTCATCACGCCCAACCTGCTCGACGACGCGCACGACGGCACCTTGGAGCAGGCCGACGTCTGGCTCCAGACCAACATCGCGCCGCTGCTGAGCACCCCGCTTTTCCAGCCGGGCGGCAGCGGACTGTTGATCATCGTTTTCGACGAGGGAACCGACAACACCAACGGCGGTGGACAGGTAGCCTGGGTCGTCGTCAGCCCGCTGGCCAAGGCCGGCTACCGCTCCACCACCTTCTACCAGCATCAGAGCACGCTGCGTCTGATGCTGGAGGGATTGGGGGTGACCAGGCTGCCGGGCGCAGCAGCCACCGCGCCCGACATGTGGGAGTTCTTCAACTAG
- a CDS encoding alkaline phosphatase family protein, whose translation MSILSPANGAAVFGTVSIATQASPPVSWVNLYVDGKYIASSPPYTFSWNSATVTNGSHTIRVDGKNSTGTIATTSIAVSVENTVSITAPQNGATLWGIVNVTTSTTSAVQSLNLYVDGALLASGAPSTYSWNTTTLPDGTHTLTANGYDSGQNQIGTSSISVSTANDATAFPTTTPIKHLLVIFAENHSFDNLFATYQPPSGQTVRNLLSQGIITSSNAPGPNFALAAQQQANDTDVYSINPTRTGPYGALPQPNTTYAFGQPQYVNDNRFPSDLANGPYRISAYVAPDQPVGDPVHRFYQMWQQVAQNAMDLFVWVAQTVGNGIQSSPAPSPSGTYQGALSMGYYDINADAPHLLFMAQNYALADNYHQAVMGGTNPEFFYLTHADVLFYNDSSGTPTVPPSNLIDIPDPQAGTNNFYAQDGNSGGSYVNCSDTTQPGVAAIMNYLNSLPYPPFNGGDCAPNTYYLLNNVPVGTSAPVGRSPTITQRLTANKISWKLYGTNWGGPNASQIITDVSNNWLPAVAYLAPETSNSGHPAQSTLTAFETFTTGVVNAIINNPTLFSSTAILITMDESGGYFDIGYIQPIDFFGDGPRVPAVIISPYAKAGYVDHTYYDHASVLKFIEANWGLPRLSSRTRDNLPNPQASSDPYVPANRPAVGDLMNMFDFTRFRSDAPSIR comes from the coding sequence GTGAGCATCCTTTCTCCGGCCAACGGCGCCGCCGTGTTCGGCACCGTAAGCATCGCAACCCAGGCCTCGCCGCCGGTGTCGTGGGTCAATCTTTACGTTGACGGCAAGTACATCGCGTCATCGCCGCCCTATACCTTCAGTTGGAACTCCGCCACCGTCACCAACGGCAGTCACACGATTCGCGTCGACGGAAAGAACTCGACCGGAACCATCGCGACCACTTCGATAGCGGTCAGTGTTGAAAACACCGTCAGCATCACGGCTCCGCAGAACGGCGCAACCCTCTGGGGCATCGTAAATGTCACCACCTCGACGACCTCTGCGGTGCAGTCGCTCAATCTATACGTTGATGGCGCCCTCCTGGCCTCGGGAGCTCCCTCGACGTACAGCTGGAATACGACTACCTTGCCTGACGGCACGCACACGCTGACGGCCAACGGCTATGACAGCGGCCAGAACCAAATCGGCACCAGCTCCATCAGCGTGTCGACCGCCAACGACGCCACCGCCTTTCCGACCACCACGCCGATCAAGCACCTGTTGGTGATTTTTGCCGAAAATCACTCTTTCGATAATTTGTTTGCGACCTACCAGCCGCCCTCCGGGCAGACGGTGCGCAACCTGCTGTCGCAGGGTATCATAACCTCTTCCAACGCCCCGGGCCCCAACTTTGCGCTGGCCGCCCAGCAGCAGGCCAATGACACCGACGTCTATTCGATCAACCCGACTCGCACCGGCCCCTACGGCGCGCTGCCGCAGCCCAATACAACCTACGCCTTCGGCCAGCCCCAATACGTCAATGACAACCGCTTTCCAAGCGACCTGGCGAATGGGCCCTATCGCATCAGCGCCTATGTTGCGCCCGATCAGCCGGTTGGCGACCCGGTCCATCGCTTTTACCAGATGTGGCAGCAGGTCGCGCAAAACGCGATGGACCTGTTCGTGTGGGTTGCGCAGACCGTGGGCAACGGAATCCAAAGCAGCCCGGCGCCCTCACCAAGCGGCACTTACCAGGGCGCCCTTTCGATGGGGTACTACGACATCAATGCAGACGCGCCACACCTGTTGTTCATGGCGCAGAACTATGCATTGGCCGACAATTATCATCAGGCCGTGATGGGCGGGACCAATCCGGAGTTCTTCTACCTGACGCATGCCGACGTGCTCTTTTACAACGACAGCTCCGGCACCCCCACGGTACCGCCTTCAAATCTCATCGACATTCCCGATCCGCAGGCTGGCACCAACAATTTCTACGCGCAGGACGGCAATTCGGGCGGCAGCTATGTCAATTGTTCGGACACGACGCAGCCGGGGGTCGCTGCGATCATGAACTATCTCAATTCGCTGCCGTACCCGCCATTCAATGGCGGTGACTGCGCGCCCAACACGTATTATCTCTTAAATAACGTGCCGGTCGGGACGTCGGCGCCCGTGGGCCGCAGCCCCACCATCACGCAGAGACTCACGGCCAACAAGATCAGCTGGAAGCTGTACGGAACGAACTGGGGCGGGCCAAACGCAAGCCAAATCATCACCGACGTGTCGAACAACTGGCTGCCGGCGGTCGCATACCTGGCGCCTGAAACCTCGAATTCCGGCCATCCTGCGCAGTCCACGTTGACCGCCTTCGAAACCTTCACGACCGGCGTGGTCAACGCGATAATCAACAATCCTACGCTCTTCTCCAGTACCGCGATCCTGATCACCATGGACGAAAGCGGTGGCTATTTCGATATCGGATACATCCAACCGATCGACTTCTTCGGCGACGGCCCCAGAGTGCCGGCGGTCATCATCTCCCCATACGCTAAAGCCGGATACGTGGATCACACTTATTATGATCACGCCTCGGTGCTGAAATTTATCGAGGCCAATTGGGGTTTGCCTCGTCTTTCCTCACGCACGCGCGACAACCTGCCGAATCCGCAAGCGTCGAGCGACCCCTACGTGCCCGCGAATCGGCCCGCAGTGGGTGATTTGATGAACATGTTCGACTTTACCCGGTTCCGGAGCGATGCGCCGTCGATTCGATAA
- a CDS encoding O-antigen ligase family protein, protein MEIDTHEGANAGAAGQALAVASVTTAAMIALMSLPGKALGAGLAAVVGVGGLIWLSRFVSSHRAWLLGLLVLEELLPYANVIPYDPQSRWIFRYPILAALCIPMVPAAWRSGILLRGNFKAFALYYAWAAATTIYSLAPAASVGRLLPAILLFVGLSAMIADISAGVEVRNILLRFLVCCGVILALQMVAAVALPSAMSWSAEEPGLPPRFSGIFNTPNVLGQLLVVVVGAGAVCWPHVSGWRKATLGGLIAISAALAAVADSRSGFVALGIGGTLYAIWRYRLKGLLACVAAALVAGAIWISLSSGARVYLNRGAANLSGRTEAWRFEVHQIERRPLTGYGYDVEGQIFQDRLFPDWGAYWLRGANTSLHNGYLGIAIGVGIPATLLWLWAFIRPWLSLFAGDEDPWELKSMALLVVVPLLTLALVESPLDPIRYPKGLLLCACWMAAERFRLLERERAASVVPTENPLFRTIQLFPTA, encoded by the coding sequence ATGGAGATAGATACTCACGAAGGAGCTAACGCGGGAGCAGCCGGACAGGCTCTGGCCGTCGCCTCTGTCACGACCGCCGCGATGATCGCTCTTATGAGCTTGCCGGGCAAGGCGCTGGGCGCGGGTTTGGCTGCCGTCGTCGGAGTAGGCGGGCTCATATGGCTATCACGGTTTGTCTCGTCGCACAGAGCGTGGTTGCTGGGCCTGCTCGTGCTCGAGGAACTGCTGCCCTACGCGAACGTCATTCCTTACGATCCGCAGTCGCGTTGGATCTTTCGCTACCCGATTCTGGCCGCGCTGTGTATCCCGATGGTGCCGGCGGCGTGGCGGTCGGGGATTTTGTTGCGCGGGAATTTCAAGGCCTTCGCCCTGTATTATGCGTGGGCCGCAGCAACCACGATTTACTCGCTCGCGCCGGCGGCTTCGGTCGGCCGTCTTCTCCCCGCGATTTTGCTGTTCGTGGGGCTGAGCGCCATGATCGCTGATATAAGCGCAGGCGTGGAGGTTCGAAACATCCTCCTTCGGTTTCTCGTTTGTTGCGGCGTTATCCTCGCCTTGCAGATGGTGGCGGCGGTCGCCCTGCCCTCCGCGATGTCGTGGAGCGCCGAAGAACCCGGGCTTCCGCCGCGATTCAGCGGCATCTTCAATACCCCCAACGTGTTAGGGCAGCTGCTGGTCGTTGTGGTCGGCGCGGGCGCGGTTTGCTGGCCCCATGTCAGCGGATGGCGCAAGGCGACGCTCGGCGGACTCATCGCGATCTCCGCCGCGCTCGCGGCGGTCGCAGACTCGCGCTCCGGCTTCGTGGCGCTCGGCATCGGAGGAACTCTTTATGCAATCTGGAGATATAGACTGAAGGGCTTGCTCGCGTGCGTGGCGGCGGCGCTCGTCGCGGGTGCGATATGGATCAGCCTGAGTAGCGGCGCCCGCGTTTATCTGAACCGGGGCGCGGCAAATCTGTCCGGGCGCACGGAGGCGTGGCGTTTCGAGGTGCACCAGATAGAGCGGCGTCCACTTACCGGATACGGCTACGACGTCGAAGGGCAGATCTTTCAGGATCGTCTGTTCCCGGACTGGGGCGCTTACTGGCTGCGGGGCGCAAATACCTCGCTTCATAATGGCTATCTCGGCATCGCGATCGGAGTGGGAATTCCGGCAACGCTACTCTGGTTATGGGCGTTCATCCGGCCCTGGCTAAGTCTCTTTGCCGGCGATGAAGACCCTTGGGAGCTCAAGAGCATGGCACTGCTCGTGGTCGTGCCGCTGCTTACCCTTGCGTTGGTCGAAAGCCCCCTCGATCCGATCCGCTATCCGAAAGGACTGCTCCTGTGCGCGTGTTGGATGGCAGCCGAGCGCTTCCGACTGCTCGAACGAGAGCGCGCGGCATCGGTGGTACCGACTGAGAATCCGCTTTTCAGGACAATCCAATTATTCCCCACTGCCTGA
- a CDS encoding LLM class flavin-dependent oxidoreductase: protein MAHSPVTKRSAPEEEARAPLALGLFMPNCSNAYSISTYKPVPDDWTYESNAQIARAAEVAGFEFLFPVAKWKGYGGKTDFLGISLETMTWAGALLAITRRINVFSTVHVPIFHPLVAAKMGATLDHIGNGRWGLNVVSGWSEREFGMMGIEVLPHAERYQRTEAYIEIVKGLWTCEPGTFEHESKWYRIRGGSVMPQPTRKPHPPIANAGVSDEAREMVARLCDWAFIALPSLEATAQVTADIRARAGHYGRSVKCANYPLVVWRETEREAEAERRRIVDHMDREAAENWARGLLPQSGSFDDFTLEMFALGAGALPIFGTREQVAEKLDRLYRCGIDGVLMVFLSYYEDTLRFAREIMPLLRQLGTIGNRSRP, encoded by the coding sequence GTGGCGCATTCACCAGTTACAAAACGCAGCGCACCAGAGGAGGAGGCGCGCGCGCCGCTCGCGCTCGGCCTCTTCATGCCCAACTGCAGCAACGCCTATTCGATCAGCACCTACAAGCCGGTGCCCGATGATTGGACCTACGAATCGAACGCGCAAATCGCGCGGGCGGCCGAGGTCGCCGGCTTCGAGTTCCTCTTTCCAGTCGCCAAATGGAAAGGCTACGGCGGCAAAACCGACTTCCTCGGCATCTCGCTGGAAACGATGACCTGGGCCGGGGCGCTGCTCGCCATCACCCGGCGCATCAACGTCTTCTCCACCGTCCATGTGCCGATCTTTCACCCGCTGGTCGCGGCCAAGATGGGGGCGACGCTCGACCATATCGGCAACGGACGCTGGGGCCTCAACGTGGTCAGCGGATGGAGCGAGCGGGAGTTTGGGATGATGGGAATCGAGGTGCTCCCGCATGCCGAGCGCTACCAGCGTACCGAGGCCTACATCGAAATCGTCAAGGGGCTGTGGACCTGCGAGCCCGGAACGTTCGAACACGAGTCAAAGTGGTACCGCATCCGCGGCGGGTCGGTGATGCCGCAGCCGACGCGCAAGCCGCATCCGCCGATCGCCAACGCCGGCGTGTCGGATGAGGCGCGCGAGATGGTGGCCCGGCTGTGCGACTGGGCCTTCATCGCGCTGCCCTCGCTGGAAGCGACCGCGCAGGTGACTGCGGATATCCGCGCGCGCGCCGGCCACTACGGCCGTTCGGTCAAGTGCGCCAACTATCCGCTGGTGGTGTGGCGCGAGACCGAGCGCGAGGCCGAGGCCGAGCGCCGCCGCATCGTCGACCACATGGATCGCGAGGCGGCGGAGAACTGGGCGCGCGGCCTGCTTCCGCAGAGCGGATCGTTCGACGACTTTACTCTCGAAATGTTCGCGCTGGGCGCCGGCGCGCTGCCGATCTTCGGCACCCGCGAGCAGGTGGCGGAAAAGCTCGACCGGCTTTACCGCTGCGGAATCGACGGCGTGCTGATGGTGTTCCTGTCGTACTACGAAGACACCCTGCGCTTCGCGCGCGAGATCATGCCGCTGCTCCGCCAGCTCGGAACGATCGGCAACCGGTCAAGGCCATGA
- a CDS encoding Crp/Fnr family transcriptional regulator — MFSYRLSEETHRRLQTQLADSLPPELLEELFDHHTSILYPKEAVIFEQSSPADLMFWIFTGIAKLCFVTPEGQRRLVRLAGPGDLLGHVDFVDVKGRRNQAFEARALTRCSVGVLTRERALKVLHGLDHATLLKLFEQVNTRWSALAYWYAALFNLSFRRRLEAVLGDLAERFGVQDKRGIILTPELTHGELADMIGSSRPMVSRLIGQMVARRELARHGKQYILLDGRIPTKIVPASNTGVVAQNGFAKHYQSQSHAN; from the coding sequence ATGTTCTCCTACCGGCTTTCGGAAGAAACCCATCGCCGCCTGCAAACGCAGCTCGCTGACTCGCTGCCGCCGGAGCTGCTCGAGGAACTTTTCGACCACCACACTTCGATCCTCTATCCAAAGGAGGCGGTGATCTTTGAGCAAAGTTCGCCCGCCGACCTGATGTTCTGGATCTTTACCGGCATCGCCAAGCTCTGCTTCGTGACGCCTGAAGGACAACGCCGACTCGTGCGGCTCGCCGGGCCCGGGGATTTGCTCGGTCACGTTGACTTCGTCGACGTCAAAGGGCGCCGCAACCAGGCCTTCGAGGCGCGTGCGCTGACCCGCTGCTCGGTGGGCGTGCTCACCCGCGAGCGCGCGCTCAAGGTCCTCCACGGCCTCGATCACGCGACCTTGCTCAAGCTCTTCGAACAGGTTAACACCCGCTGGTCAGCCCTCGCCTACTGGTACGCGGCACTCTTCAATCTGTCCTTCCGCCGGCGCCTCGAAGCCGTACTGGGCGACCTCGCCGAGCGTTTCGGGGTCCAGGACAAGCGCGGGATTATTCTGACCCCGGAGCTCACCCATGGCGAGCTGGCTGACATGATTGGCAGCTCGCGCCCGATGGTGAGCAGGCTGATCGGGCAGATGGTCGCGCGGCGGGAGCTCGCGCGCCACGGCAAACAGTACATTCTTCTCGACGGTCGGATCCCGACGAAGATCGTGCCGGCGAGCAATACGGGAGTCGTCGCGCAGAACGGGTTTGCAAAACACTACCAGTCGCAGTCGCACGCCAACTAG